The genomic interval ACATTTCAGGTGATGGTTCTTATAAGGGAAATAATGACGGAAAAATTTCGAACGTAGTTGCCGTTTGTCCGCTTCAACGTATTTTCCATGATCAAATGGAGTAAGCTTCTTCGATCGGATTAACGGTAGCTACTCTCACGAATTGACATTTGGAGGGTATAGAGTGCGGCAAATAAGAACCTGTATTTGCGTCAGCAGAGAACGTTTTGGTGAAGCCATTTTcttgttgatgaaaaaaacagcCACACCGTTTCACCAGTGTATGCTAGTTTGCATCAAACACATTATGGCAGGTAAATCTTCGAGTGCAGTTGTTTGTTGCTTCTAAGTATCGTCTACGATCTAATGgaataaaattgtcaaatagaTTAACGGCAGCTTACTCAAGGATTTTCGTTTGGAAACTATTATGAGAGTGCAAGAAATATCAGCTCGTATTTTGGATTGCGTAGGGGGTTTTCCGAAGCCATTTCTTTCCTAGCTAAAAAAATGCCTCACTGTTTCACTCATTAGCTTtacgtgtgtttgtttttgtcggaaGACAGTGCTTTCGGTTTTTAATCTAACTCATTTTGATGGTTTCctgctcgaaaaaaaaaaaaaaaaaaggtcaagtAATAACCGTAAACGTCATTAAAGCGTCTACATCGAAAGTactcttattttttctcagtCAGTGCTTCAACGgaactttcagttttttccaGCAGAGTACTGTAGAATTGAATAGAAAGTGCTAAAAGTAGTCAGTGAAATCTCAACTAATCAGGGGACGTTTGGCATTTTAACAGCCTCTTCGTGCAGGCGTCTTTTTGCCCTTCCCCTGCCCCACCTACTCCCACCGTCCACTCGAACTCCAattcaaacatggccggtcggataaacgatcgctAGCTtaaaacgatcgcgagcttataaTGTTACTTCGCATTAGTAAGACGCCCCCCAGTGCAGGCTAGGTAATTGTGTAAAACCGCAACTGTTAACATCCAAAGAATTACTAATTACTTGACACTGGATGAAGAAAGGGCTCGATCGTACACAAAATGATCAAGACAATGGTCTCCCGCAATACAAGTTAAACTTGAAAGCCTTGAATAATTAGTACCTACTTACTATCTTGGCAAGCtgtaaaattgaatttttgagaAATAGTCTTGCAAATGCAACGTTTTCAGCCAAACTGCCACCCTTCATTCAGTGTTCAAACATTTACccctgaaaattgaaaaatatatatgtatatatcaaaataaaaaaggtctaGTAATAATCGTAAATGTCATTAAAGCGTCTACATCGAAAGTACTCTTATTTTTTATCAGTCAGTGCTTAAaaagaactttcatttttatCCAACAATAGAAATTAAATAGAAACTGCTAAAAGTAGTCTGTGAAAATTCAGACTCTTTTCAGGCTAAACACAACAATGTTTATGCTGATGAGCTCTGAAGAAAACTGTAGAAAAAGGAGATAAAGCTGATTTACGAGaactaattttaaaactgaaaaataagtTGCTAATCATAGAGGAAAACGAAGATTATGTTCAGATGCTGAAAGAGTAAAGCTACATTCGTGCTTGATACACGTGCGTGTGTTTGGTTTTGACAGTCTTGTCTTAGCTCGACTTGGACGAAATTACAATTGCGCAACTGAAGGGCCTGATACACATATCATACTGcgatttgcaaacatttttgtttttaaatcttgaGAACACTGTGGGAGACAGTTGTTTGTTGAAATGGAGAAAGTGTGTTTTCTGATATATTCTGCTCTTCTTGTGCTAACTAGAACCGTTTACGCAAAGAGAGATCCTGGTAAGCACAATGTTTAGACTAACAtctacatcttttttttcttttcgaaagCTGATTATCAAGTATGCTTgcttgttaaaagaaaaaaggatggtACTGTAATTGGTCGGACAAATAGTGCCCACTGCACTATAGATATCGCAATGTACTCAGACACCACgaaaccattttaaatttacaatcGGTGCAGccatttttttggtaaaaaaaagcCGAAATTAAGGTTTTGTATTGTTTAGGTGAACTAGTTGAAAAAATagttcaataaaattaaagcaCAACAGGCACTGTGCTTGTTCCACACATTACCGCTTAGGATCCAACATGAAAATAAACCTAAAATGTACTAAGAGGAATACTCAGTCGACAGATCGGTAAAGAGTGGAACTTTGAAAATGGGGCAAATATTCTTCGTATGAAGCTAATCGCATAACAAacaaaagacaacaacaacaacaaataaaaacaaaacaagaaacaaaatgcaaaacaaaacaaggaaaacaataaattaattgcGATTTGGATCCATTCCATAGCGTTAAAAAAGTGCTGAATACATTCGAATACAATCGAATAAACGTTCACATACGCTGGTTTGAATGCTATTTTACTCCAAAGAATATTAGTGTTACAGCAGTTTGTTTCTGCTTCTAAACTTGCTCCCAAGGTGTTATCGACTGATAAGGCCAACAGTTAATGGATAGGGTGTGTCTTTGTTCAATTGTACATTCAGCTCCCGTGGAGTCCTTCAATGGTTCCAGCTACATTTTCTATGGCAACATTAGTGGTAAAAGCTACAGCTGGGATGGAAGCAAAAAACACTGTGAAAAGTCTAGATCTAACCTTGTTTCGATTGAGAGTCGTGCAGAATGGGAATTCCTGAAGAAAACCATCCAAAACAAGAGTACCATTCAATACTTCATAGGTTTGAGGAAAGATAAATCAACTGGAAGGTGGAGATGGTTAAGTGATAACAGCACAGTCAATGCGTCCAATAAAGGAGATTGGCCCTGGGCAACAAGAGAACCTAACGGCAAAAATGGTGTAGAGAACTGCGCGCAAATGTACAAAGACTACCTTAAAGACTTTGGGCGCTACAATGATTTCAGCTGTACTTCAGCCCACGCCAAATCAGGATTCATATGTGAATCTAGAGGTGGAGGAGGTAATAGACCCTTATTCACATTACACGAAACTTAGAATAATAATAAGTAAATCGTATTACGGCCCGGTCCTTCTCTTGAAAGTCAGTTACACCGAGGAAGAAAGCTAAAAAGATTAGATAACATAGTATAAACACTAGATAGACCGTGAAGTCACTTTGGATCCTAATAGTGAGCCAATAAGGACTTCTTGTTATACAGTTGgtcaaattatttcaatatatctatttattagtttttatttatttgtttgtctttttatcaTATATAGATACCACACTGTTACAATTGCTTTGCGCTCCATTTAAAATAGGAtataaaatcacaaaattacaATGATAAgtgaattttcatattcttGTCTAGAGAAAAAATCAGCGAAAGCGACAGCATCCACCATAACAGGTAAGTATTGGCGTTGTAACTGTTGAAGGCTTGACCCATCTAACAAATATGTCTAGACGATGACTTGAATCAGTgttaaatgtaaatataaatcaAGTTAAGTGGCATAACTTCCTCCGACTTATTCTTTAAAACTCCTGCAAGTCTTCAAGTTAACTTTAACTTTATACATATATGTAAGTAGAAAAAGAACAGACAAACCttaaacaaatagaaaaaaaaaattggttctttGTTCAGGTTTGTTGTTATTTACCACTTTTGTGagcattatcattgttattatctACAAGTAtttgtacaatttttatatGTTAGAAAAAcgttgaatttttattgaaaatgctaaTAGTGATTTActaactttggttttgtgtCCCTCTTTAATTTAGGACTGACTGATGGATCCCAAGCATCGACAACTGCTCGGCTAAAAGAACCATCTACAACTGCGACAACAGGTAAAAGCTTATCCgcctttttttttggtcattacCATTTTTTATGcaaagatttatttatttatttatgtaattTTCCCATGTAAAATAAATTCGTACCACACTGTTACTGTTAATTTGCGCTTCCCTTAAAAATGGATGGGCAATCATCAAAGCACAGGTATGAGATACAGAAAAGAACctttaaaaaatagaaacataAAATTTATTACCAGTTTTTCAACTTCCATGCGTTTTGTTCCTTTGTCTGTTCTGTTATTAGTTACcaccatcattatcatcatcattttattgACTTTATTgtatttgtataattttcataGATGAGAGCAACGTTGAATTTGTATCGAGAATGCTAACACATGGATTTAATTCATCAAAGTcattttactatttttaaaaagttgcaTCCGGAACGTTTGGTTCCGTGCCTTATCTGAAACAACCTCTTCTTTAATATATCAAATAAGGGGTCATGTCAGGAAATACCGTCACTGAACATCCCTTGGCAGACGATGTACATGCTAGCGAACCTAACCTGGTTGTGATTGTTGTGGTGCTACTGGCCATTTTCATTCTGCTCCTTGTAGTCGCTTTCGGACTTATGTTCTTTCGCAGATGTCGGAGCCACGATAAACAATGTAAGTGCCTTTCGCTGTGTTGTCATTTGTTTCGTATCTAACTTTTTGTCTATCATGGGGAACAAATCTTTTCGTGTGTCTTTACATTACTTTCGTcttctttactttttacctTGAGTTATCCATGTAATCAGTCAACTGTGCAAAAGAGCATGTACTTAAATTCCATATAAAATGTCCTTCCAATAATCGCAGCAGTTTAAGCTTTATTGTATCGTTTACTTTTTGACAATGCTTCGAAAAGAACAAAGTGTAGGTTTTTGTCGAGGGTCGAGGGGAAAATATTTAGGGGCGAGGATTCAAAATATGTCAAAGATATATTTAATTGTTCATTATTACTTATGTTTCCTCGAGCGCAAGAGGTTTAACAATTTGTAGACATTCGCGCCCGGATCACGCAAAACAAAACTTGGTTATTTATGGCGGTTCTTTCAGCGGTCAGGAGACCTCTTTGGTGACAGTTTTCGACGGCTGCAGTAtgttagagaaaaaaaattaatctataTAGTTTAAGTGTTTTGGACCATGgacttcaaaacaagagcaAATTTCGAGCTATCAGTGAGTAATCAGTGTCTGACTTCCGCTTCCCCTCTACCTGCGTCGCAGTCGTATTTTTACgccgttttttatttttgcaggtACGATCCAAATTTCTTCTATAACGCGTTAAGTTTCCTCTGATCGACTTCGCGAAATTCTGAGAATCACGTATTTATagttttaaagaaacattttttgtatctTGTTGTCGTTAAATTCCCCCGCTCCTTTCTGTTAGCCATTCGAGCGTTTCCAATGTTCTCTGAGCAAAGCTGAAGgtcttttaaaggaaatatttagaCTTCCAACAAACATTATTTAGAAGGGAGAATGCTGACAAAAAACCCTCCATTACGAATAACTCACTGAAACACACGCAAGTGAAATAGGAGAATGCGAGAAAGCGCTGAAAAGAGGAAACGAGAGCTAACATCCTGGTATTGCTGACACTTGGAGAAAGGTGGGAAATCTCACGACCACGGGATACAAGGAATGATATAataatacattttaaatgagcaaagaaataaatcaatcaataaattaGGAAATTTTTAAACCCTTGACATTTCACCCTTGACCCTTGACTAAAACCCTTCACTGGAAAGAACACAATTGCGtttcctatttttaaaaaaaagttttaatttttttaaattttctttcaacacTAACAACGACAACGACGGTGAAAATTAATTGGTGACACGATTTTGGGGATAACTATGGAAATTATGTTACAATGAGTAAGTATACACTAGATTACTGATACGTATTTAAGCACACTTAAAGAGTTTTTGCTGATTATTAGGTTTATAAAAAGGAGAAGGTTTCTTTTCTGCCTCTCAGTTACATTTGGCAAGCCACTGCCCCGGAAGCTATTaaaacatttgttaaaaaaggaaaaataagctATGCCACAAATTGATCAAATAGAGAGGCAATAAGATGCCCTTCGGCGTGTTGTTTTGGCTGGTTGTCACCTGTCTTCAGGTTAGCGAAAAATAGCCCTTAAGTTAGAGATACACACGGCAGTTGTCTTTTGCGTACCATGGTCTTCCTTACAAAAGCGAGACAAGGTCGGAAGTAAGATAAGCAGTATCAGGGTGTACAGTGACACTATGAACTGATGTTACAACTGCTGAGTCATTTAATGTAAAACTGCTGACCCTAAAAACATTAGTTAGAGAAATTATCAAagtcaaaaacaaatttgatagCGTTTGATAAGCAATTTACTGCACATTatgaaatgttcagagaaatgcgcgcgccgtgattggtcagaacgagttcattatatttccatagaGCATGCACCTTACGTCACGCAattgcactgttgagatataattCACACAACCTACGTCACCGGTACGAGCGCACGCAATTCATGATACATTTTAATATAGGTAATCacaattatttttgcacttgatgcgcgcgctttgcttctgcgtaattatgataagctatttcgtatttatatatatatatatatatatatatataatattaatacgtaatcacatgatttcgagtgcaatttttagtctttgaaaaaattaacaagcgCTTATGTATTCCAAATTGCACCAGAAAAATCAcgtgattacgtattaataatataaatataaaaaaatacgagatagcttatcataattacgcagaagcaaagcgcacgcatcaagtgcaaaaataatttattcaaacctgtgcattcggtcaaaacaacgGCGTAAGATCAAAACAGTAatatttaatgatattttcacatctatAAGGCACAAAACAGCTGAAAGTCCGGCAAAacagttcaagaaatttttcagTCTGAGTCCTAATCACTTTCGATGGAATgaaatcgtcgtttgcgaggttaaaccatgtttgttttaatttcggcgtagaatcgctcgtgc from Pocillopora verrucosa isolate sample1 chromosome 14, ASM3666991v2, whole genome shotgun sequence carries:
- the LOC131777196 gene encoding LOW QUALITY PROTEIN: L-selectin-like (The sequence of the model RefSeq protein was modified relative to this genomic sequence to represent the inferred CDS: inserted 2 bases in 1 codon) — encoded protein: MEKVCFLIYSALLVLTRTVYAKRDPAPVESFNGSSYIFYGNISGKSYSWDGSKKHCEKSRSNLVSIESRAEWEFLKKTIQNKSTIQYFIGLRKDKSTGRWRWLSDNSTVNASNKGDWPWATREPNGKNGVENCAQMYKDYLKDFGRYNDFSCTSAHAKSGFICESRGGGEKKSAKATASTITGKXIGVVTVEGLTHLTNMSRR